The genomic segment TTTGGAGAAAGACGATCAATTAGCTCTGTTTTTATAATCGAACTCGGGTTAATAGTGAACCAGCAATTCCAAGGATTAGATTGATGATCCATCCAAAGCCAGTTCCTTTTACTAAATATCCCGCAATAAAACCGGCAAATAGGCCAATAATAATAACTCCGATAATACTCATAATTGTTCTTTTGGTTAAATAAAGAACTAAAGATAAGAAAAATACAGATGAAATTGCAATAGCTTATTGGGTTATAATGAGGATTTTCCCCGAAGAAATAGTTTTGTCATCTACCCTAAATTGAGAATAATAAATACCATCAAGTTTATTTTGAGGATGCCAAATAATAGAGTTTGTGTTCTCAGGAATCATTATTTTCTCTAAAAGAATCCCACTAGAATTAAAGATACTGATTTCGCCATTAGTACTTTGAGCAGGGAAAGTAAAAACAGTAGATTGAGTAATGGGGTTGGGGGCATTTTTTAGCCTTATATTGGTGCTGCCGAGATTGAAAATTCCTTGAGCTTCAGCTTTGATCCTAATTCCTACGGGTCGATGATCGCTCACCTTGTTTTCATACTCGTTAAATCCACCATAAAAATGAT from the Lentimicrobium sp. L6 genome contains:
- a CDS encoding GlsB/YeaQ/YmgE family stress response membrane protein, yielding MSIIGVIIIGLFAGFIAGYLVKGTGFGWIINLILGIAGSLLTRVRL